In Streptomyces nojiriensis, one genomic interval encodes:
- a CDS encoding TIGR03936 family radical SAM-associated protein: MQRIRLRYTKRGRLRFTSHRDFQRAFERALRRAEVPMAYSAGFTPHPRVSYANAAPTGTGSEAEYLEIALAEPRDPEKLRELLDESMPTGLDIIDAVEARTSGLADRLTASVWELRLDGVELAEAERAVSVFLAAENVEVQRRTKNGMRTFDTRGAVVSLEALPAPADRPLDNACAILRLVVRHLTPAVRPDDVLSGLRAVADLAPPVPSAVTRLAQGLFDEESGTVTDPLAPDREADTAAPPTAAVAADAKAPEGPAA; the protein is encoded by the coding sequence GTGCAGCGCATCCGACTGCGCTACACCAAGCGCGGCCGCCTCCGGTTCACCAGCCACCGCGACTTCCAGCGCGCCTTCGAGCGGGCCCTGCGCCGCGCCGAGGTGCCGATGGCGTACTCGGCCGGCTTCACCCCGCACCCGCGCGTCTCGTACGCGAACGCCGCCCCGACCGGTACCGGCAGCGAGGCCGAGTACCTGGAGATCGCCCTCGCCGAGCCCCGCGACCCCGAGAAGCTCCGTGAGCTGCTCGACGAGTCGATGCCCACCGGACTCGACATCATCGACGCCGTCGAGGCCCGCACCTCGGGCCTCGCGGACCGGCTGACCGCCTCCGTGTGGGAGCTGCGCCTGGACGGCGTGGAGCTCGCCGAGGCCGAGCGGGCCGTGTCGGTCTTCCTCGCCGCCGAGAACGTGGAGGTGCAGCGCCGGACCAAGAACGGAATGCGGACCTTCGACACCCGTGGCGCGGTCGTCAGTCTCGAAGCGCTTCCCGCCCCGGCTGATAGGCCGCTGGACAATGCCTGTGCGATACTGCGGCTGGTTGTTCGGCATCTGACACCTGCCGTGCGACCCGACGACGTCCTGTCCGGTCTCCGAGCTGTGGCCGACCTGGCGCCGCCGGTCCCCTCAGCGGTGACCAGGCTGGCGCAGGGGCTCTTCGACGAGGAGTCCGGCACGGTGACCGACCCGCTCGCGCCCGACCGCGAGGCTGACACGGCCGCTCCACCCACGGCCGCCGTAGCAGCCGACGCGAAGGCGCCGGAAGGTCCCGCCGCGTAA
- a CDS encoding TIGR03960 family B12-binding radical SAM protein: protein MMTESVFPQLEALLPHVQKPIQYVGGELNSTVKEWESCDVRWALMYPDAYEVGLPNQGVMILYEVLNEREGVLAERTYSVWPDLEELMREHKVPQFTVDSHRPVSAFDVFGLSFSTELGYTNMLTALDLAGIPLEARNRTVDHPIVLAGGHAAFNPEPIAEFIDCAVIGDGEQAVLDMTEIIRTWKAEGRPGGREEVLLRLAKTGNVYVPGFYDVEYLPDGRIGRVVPNRSGVPWRVSKHTVMDLDEWPYPKQPLVPLAETVHERMSVEIFRGCTRGCRFCQAGMITRPVRERSITGIGEMVEKGLKATGFEEVGLLSLSSADHTEIADIAKGLADRYTDDKVGLSLPSTRVDAFNVDLANELTRNGRRSGLTFAPEGGSERMRKVINKMVSEEDLIRTVATAYGNGWRQVKLYFMCGLPTETDEDVLQIGDMAVNVIAKGREVSGQNDIRCTVSIGGFVPKPHTPFQWAPQLSAEETDARLGKLRDKIRGDKKYGRSIGFRYHDGKPGIVEGLLSRGDRRIGDVIRAVYESGGRFDGWREHFSYDRWMEAAEKTLPAYGVDVAWYTTRERTYEEVLPWDHLDSGLDKDWLWEDWQDALDETEVDDCRWTPCFDCGVCPQLDTHIQIGPTGKKLLPLSVVK from the coding sequence GTGATGACCGAGTCGGTCTTCCCTCAGCTTGAGGCCCTGCTTCCGCACGTGCAGAAGCCCATCCAGTACGTCGGCGGTGAACTCAACTCCACGGTCAAGGAGTGGGAGAGCTGTGACGTCCGCTGGGCCCTCATGTACCCGGACGCGTACGAAGTCGGGCTGCCCAACCAGGGCGTCATGATCCTGTACGAGGTGCTCAACGAGCGCGAGGGCGTCCTCGCCGAGCGCACCTACAGCGTGTGGCCCGACCTCGAAGAACTGATGCGCGAGCACAAGGTGCCGCAGTTCACCGTGGACAGCCACCGCCCGGTCTCCGCCTTCGACGTGTTCGGCCTGTCCTTCTCCACGGAGCTGGGCTACACCAACATGCTCACGGCCCTGGACCTCGCCGGCATCCCGCTGGAGGCCCGCAACCGTACCGTCGACCACCCGATCGTCCTCGCGGGCGGCCACGCGGCCTTCAACCCCGAGCCGATCGCGGAGTTCATCGACTGCGCGGTCATCGGCGACGGCGAGCAGGCCGTCCTCGACATGACCGAGATCATCCGCACCTGGAAGGCCGAGGGGCGGCCGGGCGGGCGCGAAGAGGTCCTCCTGCGCCTCGCCAAGACCGGCAACGTCTACGTCCCCGGCTTCTACGACGTCGAGTACCTGCCGGACGGCCGCATCGGCCGTGTCGTGCCCAACCGCTCCGGCGTGCCGTGGCGCGTGTCCAAGCACACGGTCATGGACCTCGACGAGTGGCCCTACCCCAAGCAGCCCCTGGTCCCGCTCGCCGAGACCGTCCACGAGCGCATGTCCGTGGAGATCTTCCGCGGCTGCACCCGCGGCTGCCGTTTCTGCCAGGCCGGCATGATCACGCGCCCCGTGCGGGAGCGAAGCATCACCGGCATCGGCGAGATGGTGGAGAAGGGTCTGAAGGCCACCGGCTTCGAGGAGGTCGGCCTCCTCTCCCTGTCCTCCGCGGACCACACGGAGATCGCCGACATCGCCAAGGGCCTCGCCGACCGCTACACGGACGACAAGGTGGGCCTGTCCCTGCCGTCGACCCGCGTGGACGCGTTCAACGTGGACCTGGCCAACGAGCTGACCCGCAACGGTCGCCGCTCCGGCCTGACCTTCGCCCCCGAGGGCGGCTCCGAGCGCATGCGCAAGGTCATCAACAAGATGGTCTCGGAAGAGGACCTGATCCGGACCGTCGCCACCGCGTACGGCAACGGCTGGCGCCAGGTGAAGCTGTACTTCATGTGCGGCCTGCCCACCGAGACCGACGAGGACGTGCTCCAGATCGGCGACATGGCGGTCAACGTCATCGCCAAGGGGCGCGAGGTCTCCGGCCAGAACGACATCCGCTGCACGGTGTCCATCGGTGGGTTCGTGCCCAAGCCGCACACCCCGTTCCAGTGGGCGCCGCAGCTGTCCGCCGAGGAGACGGACGCCCGCCTGGGCAAGCTCCGCGACAAGATCCGCGGCGACAAGAAGTACGGCCGCTCCATCGGCTTCCGCTACCACGACGGCAAGCCGGGCATCGTCGAGGGCCTCCTCTCGCGCGGTGACCGCCGCATCGGTGACGTGATCCGCGCCGTGTACGAGTCGGGCGGCCGCTTCGACGGCTGGCGCGAGCACTTCAGCTACGACCGCTGGATGGAGGCGGCCGAGAAGACCCTGCCCGCCTACGGCGTGGACGTGGCCTGGTACACGACCCGCGAGCGCACCTACGAGGAGGTCCTGCCCTGGGACCACCTGGACTCCGGTCTCGACAAGGACTGGCTCTGGGAGGACTGGCAGGACGCCCTCGACGAGACCGAGGTCGACGACTGCCGCTGGACCCCGTGCTTCGACTGCGGCGTTTGTCCTCAGCTCGACACACACATCCAGATCGGACCCACCGGCAAGAAGCTGCTGCCGTTGTCCGTCGTGAAGTAA
- a CDS encoding CYTH and CHAD domain-containing protein — MADTKREIERKFEFSKAKSARRGVPDLTGTAAIAAVSDQGTVDLDAVYYDTPDQRLAADGLTLRRRTGGADEGWHLKLPVSPGVRDEIGAALSDTVPPSLAALVRSRVRGAGLQPQVRLVSSRRVSHLLDADGALLAELSTDAVLAERGEATAAWTEVEVELADGVDPELLDAVEKTFRRAGLRVSDAPSKLARALAETAAEPPARPASGGPEGTTGAHVLAYLREQRDALVAQDPAVRRGLPDSVHQMRVASRRIRSAFKTYRKVIDRAATDPIGEELRWLAAELGVDRDQEVLLERIQTRLGELPRTLVIGPVRSRLRVWNTARRSGSRRRALAVLDSARYVALLDALDAVLDAPPLLKAAARPPEAVLPKAVLRDYARLAVRVESALSLDEGEQRDLALHDARKAAKRVRYAAESAVPVLGGPAKNLAKTGKAVQNLLGDHQDSVVARGALRGLAVQATGAGESAFTWGVLYAREEALAERRERELPDVWAELSDPALRAGLG, encoded by the coding sequence ATGGCGGACACCAAGCGCGAAATCGAGCGGAAATTCGAGTTCTCCAAGGCCAAATCTGCCCGGCGCGGGGTGCCGGACCTGACGGGCACGGCCGCCATCGCGGCCGTCTCCGACCAGGGCACCGTCGACCTCGACGCCGTCTACTACGACACCCCCGACCAGCGGCTCGCCGCCGACGGTCTCACCCTGAGGCGCAGAACGGGCGGCGCGGACGAGGGCTGGCACCTCAAACTCCCCGTCTCCCCGGGCGTGCGCGACGAGATCGGGGCCGCGCTCAGCGACACGGTCCCGCCCTCCCTCGCCGCCCTCGTCCGCTCCCGCGTCCGCGGCGCCGGGCTCCAGCCACAGGTCAGGCTGGTCTCCTCGCGCCGCGTCAGCCACCTGCTCGACGCCGACGGGGCCCTGCTCGCGGAACTGAGCACCGACGCCGTCCTGGCCGAGCGCGGCGAGGCCACCGCCGCCTGGACCGAGGTCGAGGTGGAACTCGCCGACGGCGTCGACCCCGAACTGCTCGACGCCGTGGAGAAGACCTTCCGCAGGGCCGGACTCCGGGTCTCCGACGCCCCCTCGAAGCTCGCCCGCGCCCTCGCCGAGACCGCGGCCGAGCCCCCGGCCCGGCCCGCGAGCGGCGGCCCGGAAGGCACCACGGGCGCGCACGTGCTCGCGTACCTGCGCGAACAGCGCGACGCGCTCGTCGCCCAGGACCCGGCCGTGCGACGCGGGCTGCCGGACTCCGTCCACCAGATGCGGGTCGCGAGCCGCCGGATCCGCAGCGCCTTCAAGACCTACCGCAAGGTGATCGACCGGGCCGCCACCGACCCCATCGGCGAGGAACTGCGCTGGCTCGCCGCCGAGCTCGGCGTCGACCGCGACCAGGAGGTCCTGCTGGAGCGGATCCAGACCCGGCTCGGCGAGCTGCCCCGCACCCTCGTGATCGGCCCGGTCCGCAGCAGGCTGCGGGTGTGGAACACCGCCCGCCGCTCCGGATCGCGGCGCCGGGCCCTGGCCGTGCTCGACAGCGCCCGCTACGTGGCCCTGCTGGACGCCCTCGACGCCGTACTGGACGCGCCACCCCTGCTGAAGGCCGCCGCCCGGCCCCCGGAGGCGGTCCTGCCCAAGGCGGTGCTCCGCGACTACGCGCGCCTCGCCGTCCGCGTCGAGAGCGCCCTCTCCCTCGACGAGGGCGAGCAGCGCGACCTGGCCCTGCACGACGCCCGCAAGGCCGCCAAGCGGGTCCGGTACGCGGCCGAGTCGGCCGTGCCCGTACTCGGCGGACCGGCGAAGAACCTGGCCAAGACGGGGAAGGCCGTGCAGAACCTGCTCGGCGACCACCAGGACAGCGTGGTGGCCCGCGGCGCCCTGCGCGGCCTCGCCGTCCAGGCGACGGGCGCGGGGGAGTCCGCCTTCACCTGGGGCGTGCTCTACGCGCGCGAGGAAGCCCTGGCCGAGCGGCGCGAGAGGGAGCTTCCGGACGTCTGGGCCGAGCTCTCCGACCCAGCGCTGCGGGCCGGCCTGGGATGA
- the rodA gene encoding rod shape-determining protein RodA: MQTANKFSVSRYAPERGAMAKLTARDSVVRRLDWPILLSATALSCIGALLVWSATRNRTTLNQGDPYYFLARHALNTGIGLVLMIGTVWLGHRTLRGAVPILYGLSLLLILAVLTPLGATINGAHAWIVIGGGFSLQPSEFVKITIILVMAMLLATRVDAGDLAHPDHRTVVKALCLAAAPMGIVMLMPDLGSVMVMIVIVLGVLLASGASNRWVVGLLGAGASGAILIWQLGVLDEYQINRFAAFANPELDPAGVGYNTNQARIAIGSGGLTGSGLFKGSQTTGQFVPEQQTDFVFTVAGEELGFVGAGLILLLLGVILWRACMIARETTELYGTIVCAGIIAWFAFQSFENIGMTLGIMPVAGLPLPFVSYGGSSMFAVWVAIGLLQSIKVQRPLSA; the protein is encoded by the coding sequence ATGCAGACCGCCAACAAGTTCTCCGTCTCCCGGTACGCGCCCGAGCGCGGGGCGATGGCCAAGCTCACCGCCCGCGACTCGGTGGTGCGCCGGCTCGACTGGCCGATACTCCTCTCCGCGACCGCCCTCTCCTGCATCGGCGCCCTGCTGGTGTGGTCGGCGACCCGCAACAGGACCACGCTGAACCAGGGGGACCCGTACTACTTCCTGGCCCGGCACGCCCTCAACACCGGCATCGGCCTCGTGCTGATGATCGGCACGGTCTGGCTCGGCCACCGCACCCTGCGCGGCGCCGTGCCGATCCTCTACGGGCTCTCCCTCCTGCTGATCCTCGCCGTGCTGACCCCGCTCGGCGCCACCATCAACGGCGCCCACGCGTGGATCGTCATCGGCGGCGGATTCTCCCTCCAGCCGTCCGAGTTCGTGAAGATCACGATCATCCTGGTGATGGCGATGCTGCTGGCCACCCGGGTGGACGCGGGCGACCTCGCCCACCCCGACCACCGCACGGTCGTCAAGGCGCTCTGCCTCGCCGCGGCCCCGATGGGCATCGTCATGCTGATGCCCGACCTCGGCTCCGTGATGGTCATGATCGTGATCGTGCTCGGCGTGCTGCTGGCCTCCGGCGCCTCCAACCGCTGGGTGGTGGGCCTGCTCGGCGCCGGCGCCAGCGGCGCCATCCTGATCTGGCAGCTCGGCGTACTCGACGAGTACCAGATCAACCGCTTCGCGGCCTTCGCCAACCCCGAGCTCGACCCGGCCGGCGTCGGCTACAACACCAACCAGGCGCGCATCGCGATCGGCTCCGGCGGCCTGACCGGCTCCGGGCTGTTCAAGGGCTCGCAGACCACCGGCCAGTTCGTGCCCGAACAGCAGACCGACTTCGTCTTCACCGTGGCGGGGGAGGAGCTCGGCTTCGTCGGGGCCGGACTGATCCTGCTGCTGCTCGGCGTCATCCTGTGGCGGGCCTGCATGATCGCCCGGGAGACCACCGAGCTGTACGGGACGATCGTGTGCGCCGGGATCATCGCCTGGTTCGCCTTCCAGTCCTTCGAGAACATCGGGATGACCCTCGGGATCATGCCGGTGGCCGGGCTCCCACTGCCCTTCGTCTCGTACGGAGGATCATCGATGTTCGCGGTGTGGGTGGCGATCGGCCTCCTGCAGTCGATCAAGGTGCAACGGCCATTGTCAGCCTGA
- the mrdA gene encoding penicillin-binding protein 2: MTNVPETGRTSRVQIRLVMIQVLVLSMFLTLGGRLWYLQIRNGDEYYHEAKSNHVQRVVQPAVRGSILDARGVPLADNETRLVVSASRTALMKMKDKGKGVMTRLADVLDMSPREVMDKVRLCDSQTPAPCWNGSPYQPIPVTLEATTQQALQLRERPEDFPGITAEPTAVRRYPAPGGARTAQVLGYLSPVTDDEIQKAKDSDSPHLRSDQVGRSGIERTYDRQLRGKAEVTSYEVDNLGRVMGQTKSDPGVAGSTLVTSIDARVQAVAEYELQDAMKVVRNETDNITGRKYEADSGAVVVMEAKTGRIVAMASQPDYDPNTWVGGISGKDYAKLTSKNSNYPLLNRGIQGMAPAGSIFKVVSASAAVRAGYKFDDKYNCSSSYSLGGRSFANFESKGHGPITLGDALKFSCNTVFYALGHKEWQRDGGLSPKKDAHDWFYRTAREFGLGSETGIDLPNEVTGRIPDRKWKQNFWKANKNAWCKQGKRGGTYVEQIAYESCLEGNQLKAYDSINFAIGQGDVLVTPIQMATAYSAISNGGTLYNPTVGKAVISPDGKHIEMIKPQSHGRLPIDAKTIRDLDGGLRSVVEPGGTAAWRFGGWPMDKIPMHAKTGTAQVYGKQTTSWLATYTKDFTIVMTISQGGTGSGASGPAVRNLYNAIYGLTMDGKQDLKKALLLGPEAKLPRIEPDGSIISPEIRPYVPASPEDLEPAVLAGPPAPPAARQD; encoded by the coding sequence GTGACCAACGTTCCGGAGACCGGCCGTACCTCCCGGGTGCAGATCAGGCTCGTCATGATCCAGGTGCTCGTCCTCTCGATGTTCCTCACCCTCGGCGGACGGCTCTGGTACCTGCAGATCCGCAACGGCGACGAGTACTACCACGAGGCGAAGAGCAACCACGTGCAGCGGGTCGTCCAGCCCGCCGTGCGCGGCTCGATCCTCGACGCCCGCGGGGTCCCGCTCGCCGACAACGAGACCCGCCTCGTCGTCTCCGCCAGCCGCACCGCGCTGATGAAGATGAAGGACAAGGGCAAGGGCGTCATGACCCGCCTCGCCGACGTCCTGGACATGAGCCCCAGGGAGGTCATGGACAAGGTCCGGCTCTGCGACTCCCAGACCCCCGCGCCCTGCTGGAACGGCTCCCCGTACCAGCCGATCCCGGTCACGCTCGAAGCCACCACCCAGCAGGCGCTGCAACTGCGCGAACGCCCGGAGGACTTCCCCGGCATCACCGCCGAGCCCACCGCGGTCCGCCGCTACCCGGCCCCCGGCGGGGCCCGTACCGCACAGGTGCTCGGCTACCTCTCACCGGTCACCGACGACGAGATCCAGAAGGCCAAGGACTCCGACTCGCCTCACCTGCGGTCCGACCAGGTCGGCCGCTCCGGCATCGAACGCACCTACGACAGGCAGCTGCGCGGCAAGGCGGAGGTCACCTCGTACGAGGTCGACAACCTCGGCCGGGTCATGGGCCAGACCAAGTCCGACCCGGGCGTGGCCGGATCCACCCTCGTCACCAGCATCGACGCCCGGGTCCAGGCCGTCGCCGAGTACGAGCTCCAGGACGCGATGAAGGTCGTCCGCAACGAGACCGACAACATCACCGGCCGCAAGTACGAGGCCGACTCCGGAGCCGTCGTCGTCATGGAGGCCAAGACCGGCCGCATCGTCGCGATGGCCTCCCAGCCCGACTACGACCCCAACACCTGGGTCGGCGGCATCTCCGGCAAGGACTACGCGAAGCTCACCAGCAAGAACTCCAACTACCCGCTGCTCAACCGGGGCATCCAGGGCATGGCGCCCGCGGGCTCCATCTTCAAGGTGGTCTCCGCGAGCGCGGCCGTCCGGGCCGGCTACAAGTTCGACGACAAGTACAACTGCAGCAGCTCCTACAGCCTCGGCGGCCGCAGCTTCGCGAACTTCGAGTCCAAGGGGCACGGCCCGATCACCCTCGGGGACGCCCTCAAGTTCTCCTGCAACACCGTCTTCTACGCCCTGGGCCACAAGGAGTGGCAGCGCGACGGCGGCCTCAGCCCCAAGAAGGACGCCCACGACTGGTTCTACCGGACCGCCCGGGAGTTCGGACTCGGCTCCGAGACCGGCATCGACCTGCCGAACGAGGTCACCGGCCGGATCCCCGACCGGAAGTGGAAGCAGAACTTCTGGAAGGCCAACAAGAACGCCTGGTGCAAGCAGGGCAAGCGGGGCGGCACCTACGTCGAGCAGATCGCGTACGAGAGCTGCCTCGAAGGCAACCAGCTGAAGGCCTACGACAGCATCAACTTCGCCATCGGCCAGGGCGACGTCCTCGTCACCCCCATCCAGATGGCCACCGCCTACTCCGCCATCAGCAACGGGGGCACCCTCTACAACCCCACCGTCGGCAAGGCCGTGATCAGCCCCGACGGCAAGCACATCGAGATGATCAAGCCCCAGTCGCACGGCCGGCTGCCGATCGACGCCAAGACCATCAGAGACCTCGACGGGGGCCTGCGCTCGGTCGTCGAACCCGGCGGCACCGCCGCCTGGCGGTTCGGCGGCTGGCCGATGGACAAGATCCCGATGCACGCCAAGACCGGCACCGCCCAGGTCTACGGCAAGCAGACCACGTCATGGCTGGCGACCTACACCAAGGACTTCACGATCGTCATGACGATCTCCCAGGGCGGCACCGGCTCGGGCGCCTCCGGCCCCGCCGTCCGCAACCTCTACAACGCCATCTACGGTCTGACCATGGACGGGAAGCAGGACCTCAAGAAGGCCCTGCTGCTGGGCCCCGAGGCGAAGCTGCCCCGGATCGAGCCCGACGGCTCCATCATTTCCCCGGAGATCCGGCCGTACGTGCCGGCGTCCCCCGAGGATCTGGAGCCGGCCGTGCTCGCCGGGCCGCCCGCACCGCCCGCGGCTCGCCAGGATTAG
- the mreD gene encoding rod shape-determining protein MreD codes for MRFNRILLSATLVVVALVIQVTVLGRLQLPGAVPDLLLLTVVSLALVYGHVSGALIGFAAGLLADLAPPADHAAGRYALVLCVIGYVAGLTRPDGGRFRSAWGPMLTVVAAAIGSTLLYASVGALVGDTAARHVGLTGLVFTATLYDLLLAPFTVPWIMALARKAENDPMAVEAGGGPANKAADVSAGWLAGGTGLRIGSQRGGLRLKTARSRANKAVRIKGVKAVKGVKSVKKL; via the coding sequence ATGCGCTTCAACCGGATCCTGCTCTCGGCCACCCTCGTCGTGGTCGCCCTCGTCATCCAGGTCACCGTCCTGGGCCGGCTCCAACTGCCCGGCGCCGTGCCCGACCTGCTGCTCCTCACGGTCGTCTCGCTCGCACTCGTGTACGGGCACGTCAGCGGCGCGCTCATCGGCTTCGCCGCCGGTCTCCTCGCCGACCTGGCCCCGCCCGCCGACCACGCCGCCGGGCGGTACGCCCTCGTGCTGTGCGTCATCGGCTACGTCGCCGGGCTGACCCGCCCCGACGGCGGCCGGTTCCGTTCCGCCTGGGGCCCGATGCTCACCGTCGTCGCCGCCGCGATCGGCTCCACCCTGCTCTACGCGAGCGTGGGCGCCCTCGTCGGCGACACCGCCGCCCGCCACGTGGGCCTGACCGGGCTGGTGTTCACCGCCACCCTCTACGACCTGCTGCTCGCGCCGTTCACCGTGCCGTGGATCATGGCGCTGGCGCGGAAGGCCGAGAACGACCCGATGGCCGTCGAGGCCGGCGGCGGCCCCGCCAACAAGGCCGCCGACGTCTCCGCCGGCTGGCTGGCCGGCGGCACGGGCCTGCGCATCGGCAGCCAGCGCGGCGGCCTGCGCCTGAAGACCGCGCGCTCGCGGGCCAACAAAGCTGTCCGTATAAAGGGGGTCAAGGCGGTCAAGGGTGTGAAGAGCGTCAAAAAGCTGTAA
- the mreC gene encoding rod shape-determining protein MreC, which translates to MRDTRESRLLLVLLIAIAFALITVDIRAGEESPVDGARQAAAAVFGPVEEGVATAVDPVANAIGAVRDSGERHNRVATLERENAALKAKLGSEDQTRSRIHELDEMLKRAGAGQYGIKGAEVIAIGAAQGFSWTVTIDAGSKDGIERDMTVLNGDGLVGRVSTVGPDTATVVLANDPDFTVGTRLEKTGELGFATGQGDRALSVQMLNGKAKVSPGDRLVTFGSRGNKPFVPGVPIGEVVKVDPSRGDLTRTVWVRPFVGFSRLDIVGVVVMPPREDPRDAVLPPKPEAPKPTPTVTVTVTPSVPAKPADD; encoded by the coding sequence GTGAGGGACACACGAGAAAGCCGGCTGCTCCTGGTGCTTCTGATCGCCATCGCGTTCGCACTGATCACGGTGGACATCAGGGCAGGCGAGGAGTCGCCGGTCGACGGTGCCCGGCAGGCCGCCGCAGCGGTCTTCGGCCCGGTCGAGGAAGGTGTGGCGACCGCGGTCGATCCGGTCGCCAACGCCATAGGGGCGGTAAGGGACTCCGGCGAGCGCCACAACCGCGTCGCCACGCTGGAGCGCGAGAACGCCGCGCTGAAGGCCAAGCTGGGCAGCGAGGACCAGACCCGCAGCCGCATCCACGAGCTCGACGAGATGCTCAAGCGGGCCGGCGCCGGGCAGTACGGCATCAAGGGCGCCGAGGTCATCGCCATAGGAGCGGCCCAGGGCTTCTCGTGGACCGTCACCATCGACGCCGGCAGCAAGGACGGCATCGAACGCGACATGACCGTCCTCAACGGGGACGGGCTCGTCGGCCGGGTCAGCACCGTCGGCCCCGACACCGCCACCGTCGTCCTCGCCAACGACCCCGACTTCACCGTCGGCACCCGGCTGGAGAAGACCGGTGAACTCGGCTTCGCCACCGGCCAGGGCGACCGTGCCCTGTCCGTCCAGATGCTCAACGGCAAGGCCAAGGTCAGCCCCGGCGACCGACTCGTCACCTTCGGCTCGCGCGGCAACAAGCCCTTCGTGCCCGGCGTGCCGATCGGCGAGGTGGTCAAGGTCGACCCCTCGCGCGGCGACCTGACCCGCACCGTCTGGGTGCGTCCGTTCGTCGGCTTCTCGCGCCTGGACATCGTCGGCGTCGTGGTGATGCCGCCGCGCGAGGACCCCCGCGACGCAGTCCTGCCGCCCAAGCCCGAGGCACCCAAGCCCACCCCGACGGTCACCGTCACGGTCACCCCGTCCGTGCCCGCCAAGCCGGCCGACGACTAG
- a CDS encoding rod shape-determining protein, with protein MSFIGRDMAIDLGTANTLVYVRGRGIVLNEPSVVAINTNTGGILAVGSEAKKMIGRTPGNIVAVRPLKDGVIADFEITERMLRYFILKIHKRRYLARPRVVVCVPSGITGVERRAVIEASTQAGARQVHIIEEPMAAAIGSGLPVHEATGNMVVDIGGGTTEVAVISLGGIVTAQSIRVAGDELDNAIIQHIKKEYSLLLGERTAEQIKITIGSAYDLDKDEHTEIRGRDLVSGLPKTVVISAAEVRKAIEEPVNSIVDAVKTTLDKCPPELSGDIMDRGIVLTGGGALLRGLDERLRRETGMPIHIAEDPLDSVALGSGKCVEEFEALQQVLDAQPRR; from the coding sequence ATGTCGTTCATCGGCCGTGACATGGCGATCGACCTCGGGACCGCCAACACGCTGGTGTACGTGAGGGGCCGGGGGATCGTCCTGAACGAGCCGTCCGTGGTCGCCATCAACACGAACACCGGTGGCATCCTGGCGGTCGGCTCGGAAGCGAAGAAGATGATCGGGCGCACGCCCGGCAACATCGTCGCAGTACGGCCCCTCAAGGACGGCGTCATCGCCGACTTCGAGATCACCGAGCGCATGCTCCGGTACTTCATCCTCAAGATTCACAAGCGCCGCTACCTGGCCCGCCCGCGCGTGGTGGTCTGCGTTCCCTCCGGCATCACGGGAGTGGAGCGACGCGCCGTCATCGAGGCGTCCACGCAGGCCGGCGCCCGCCAGGTGCACATCATCGAAGAGCCCATGGCCGCCGCCATCGGCTCGGGCCTGCCCGTCCACGAGGCCACCGGCAACATGGTCGTGGACATCGGCGGCGGCACCACCGAGGTCGCCGTCATCTCCCTCGGCGGAATCGTCACGGCACAGTCCATCCGGGTGGCCGGCGACGAGCTCGACAATGCGATCATCCAGCACATCAAGAAGGAGTACTCGCTCCTCCTCGGTGAGCGCACGGCCGAGCAGATCAAGATCACCATCGGGTCGGCCTACGACCTCGACAAGGACGAGCACACCGAGATCCGCGGTCGCGACCTGGTCTCCGGCCTGCCCAAGACGGTCGTCATCTCGGCCGCCGAGGTCCGCAAGGCCATCGAGGAGCCCGTCAACTCCATCGTCGACGCGGTCAAGACCACGCTCGACAAGTGCCCGCCGGAGCTCTCCGGCGACATCATGGACCGCGGCATCGTCCTGACCGGCGGCGGCGCCCTGCTGCGCGGCCTCGACGAGCGGCTGCGCCGGGAGACCGGCATGCCGATCCACATCGCGGAGGACCCGCTCGACTCGGTCGCGCTCGGCTCCGGCAAGTGCGTCGAGGAGTTCGAGGCCCTCCAGCAGGTCCTGGACGCCCAGCCCCGTCGCTGA
- the ndk gene encoding nucleoside-diphosphate kinase: protein MTQRTLVLLKPDAVRRGLVGEIIGRIERKAGWTIPALELRTLDQETLEAHYGEHKGKPFYEPLMGFMASGPIVALVVEGERVIEGVRQLAGPTDPIAAAPGSIRGDFGTITRENLIHASDSEESAERELKLFFPAL from the coding sequence ATGACCCAGCGCACCCTCGTCCTGCTCAAGCCCGACGCCGTCCGTCGTGGTCTGGTCGGCGAGATCATCGGCCGCATCGAGCGGAAGGCCGGCTGGACCATCCCCGCACTGGAGCTGCGTACGCTGGACCAGGAGACCCTGGAGGCGCACTACGGCGAGCACAAGGGCAAGCCGTTCTACGAGCCCCTCATGGGCTTCATGGCGAGCGGCCCGATCGTCGCCCTGGTGGTCGAAGGCGAGCGGGTGATCGAGGGTGTCCGCCAGTTGGCCGGACCCACTGACCCGATCGCGGCGGCGCCGGGCTCCATCCGGGGTGATTTCGGCACGATCACGCGTGAGAACCTGATCCACGCCTCGGACTCGGAGGAGTCCGCCGAGCGTGAGCTGAAGCTGTTCTTCCCGGCGCTCTGA